The proteins below are encoded in one region of Triticum aestivum cultivar Chinese Spring chromosome 1B, IWGSC CS RefSeq v2.1, whole genome shotgun sequence:
- the LOC123091250 gene encoding non-specific lipid-transfer protein 2P-like, which produces MARVAAVAMCALLALVVVGPPSVAAQDCDAGKLIVCAAAIIGGAEPSDSCCSNLKAQQGCLCKYASNPAYSGYINSPTARKTLASCGIPIPTCPQ; this is translated from the coding sequence ATGGCTAgggtggcggcggtggccatgTGCGCGCTGTTAGCACTGGTGGTGGTCGGCCCGCCGTCGGTGGCAGCACAGGACTGCGATGCGGGGAAGCTGATCGTGTGCGCGGCGGCGATCATCGGCGGGGCGGAGCCGTCCGACTCGTGCTGCTCGAACCTGAAGGCGCAGCAAGGCTGCCTCTGCAAGTACGCGAGCAACCCGGCGTACTCCGGCTACATCAACAGCCCCACCGCCCGCAAGACCCTCGCCTCCTGCGGCATCCCCATCCCGACCTGCCCGCAGTAG
- the LOC123123147 gene encoding putative leucine-rich repeat-containing protein DDB_G0290503, producing MFKSARWRGAGKAKAVFKLQFHATQVPELGWESMMVVVTPQDVGRPTARTERAEVADGACRWPAPIFEATKLPSGKAAAGDKIYQFLVYETGSAKAALLGEATVNMAEYAEAFKPSAVTLPLKGSPAPGALLHVTIQRVVGGAGGGCGDDGSENGDTAKSSPRRTLQSQLSRCEDEEAEKARSLAADSMSPVHDGLVISKPPGMRFPLRRNMPASVEPAGHLHNANGFDAVSLSGSDGSSGRFTPKTSANMHSTFLQDATNVLSPFANNATSRNPLSSGDWSGSSAPDASTDGSTSNSGETGLRGAEDDVEKLRSEIGTLTRKLDVSDMELQTLRKQIVKESRRGQDLSKEMSSLRDERDALRGECEGLRGMKKTIHDANGSGKRLSDGEDPWSQVEELKQELGHEKNLNADLRVQLQKMQESNSELLLAVKDLDEMLEQKNRDMSILQEETVEDPQEAEYEHALSNVHSAGHKMDMSETSSYQEKEDELMLDALVKKSDGIASSELQEKILELSDEIELYKKDREDLEMQMEQLALDYEILKQENHDISSRLEQTQLREQLRMQYECSAHLSIISDLEANVENLENELQEQSQRLEADIAEVLAAKVEQEQRAIKAEESLRKARWNNATTAKRLQEEFKSLSSQVSSAFSANERLLVQARKEAAELQLQKSQLEELLQKAHEDAASVQEQHRVKIQQLLTLVDFKSNEIDRLVVELKSKSDEFENQKRSDESKLNDLSEEIEQLKAKIDKLSDERDKLVERNEQKDMELAANGEKDMILQDKTGEITLLNKELALLKDQMQTYLEELNTLKRSKSERDETIGKLQITIGSLKLQYDNMKNSLSTKEAEKSNLASQVLKLRRALESREGAKENGVTSDTTDNQHTNSKRIKHDTVSTGNGDAAPSANGHSNGHDTRAAAEQSSKELESLKETNKAMQQELNELHERYSEISLKFAEVEGERQQLVMTVRTLKNSLR from the exons atgtTCAAGTCGGCGAGGTGGCGCGGCGCCGGCAAGGCCAAAGCCGTGTTCAAGCTGCAGTTCCACGCCACCCAG GTGCCGGAGCTGGGGTGGGAGTCCATGATGGTGGTGGTGACGCCGCAGGACGTCGGCCGGCCCACGGCGCGGACGGAGCGCGCGGAGGTCGCCGACGGCGCCTGCCGCTGGCCCGCCCCGATCTTCGAGGCCACCAAGCTCCCCTCCGGCAAGGCGGCCGCCGGCGACAAGATCTACCAGTTCCTCGTCTACGAGACC GGGTCGGCCAAGGCGGCGCTGCTGGGGGAGGCGACGGTGAACATGGCCGAGTACGCGGAGGCGTTCAAGCCGTCGGCGGTGACGCTCCCCCTCAAGGGCAGCCCCGCGCCCGGCGCGCTGCTGCAC GTGACCATCCAGCGGGTGGTGGGTGGTGCCGGCGGTGGGTGCGGTGACGACGGGAG TGAGAACGGCGACACCGCAAAGTCTTCGCCGCGGAGGACGCTGCAGAGCCAGCTGAGCCGGTGCGAGGACGAGGAAGCCGAGAAGGCGAGGTCGCTTGCTGCCGATTCGATGAGCCCTGTGCAT GATGGATTGGTGATAAGCAAACCACCAGGGATGAGGTTTCCCTTGAGAAGAAATATGCCGGCATCTGTTGAGCCGGCCGGCCACCTCCACAATGCCAATGGCTTTGACGCCGTTTCGTTGTCGGGTTCAGATGGGAGCTCAGGGAGATTCACTCCCAAAACCAGTGCGAACATGCATAGCACATTTCTTCAGGATGCGACCAATGTCCTCTCGCCTTTTGCCAACAATGCCACCTCGAGAAACCCATTGAGCTCTGGTGACTGGTCAGGAAGCTCAGCTCCTGACGCTAGCACTGATGGGTCGACGAGCAACTCGGGTGAGACGGGGTTGAGAGGTGCAGAGGATGATGTAGAGAAGCTGAGAAGTGAGATAGGGACTTTGACAAGAAAACTGGATGTCTCAGACATGGAGTTGCAGACACTCAGAAAGCAAATTGTAAAAGAGAGTAGGCGAGGTCAAGACCTTTCCAAGGAAATGAGTAGCTTGAGGGATGAGAGGGATGCACTCCGAGGAGAATGTGAAGGCCTTAGAGGGATGAAGAAGACGATCCATGATGCAAATGGATCAGGTAAACGGTTGTCAGACGGGGAAGATCCCTGGTCTCAGGTTGAGGAGCTGAAGCAAGAGCTGGGCCATGAGAAGAATTTAAATGCAGATCTACGTGTACAGCTACAGAAAATGCAGGAGTCCAACTCTGAGCTGCTTCTGGCTGTGAAGGATCTTGATGAAATGCTGGAGCAGAAGAATAGAGATATGTCCATTTTGCAAGAAGAAACAGTAGAGGATCCCCAGGAGGCAGAATATGAGCATGCACTGTCAAATGTGCACAGTGCTGGACACAAGATGGACATGTCTGAAACAAGTTCGTACCAAGAGAAAGAAGACGAGCTTATGTTGGATGCATTGGTGAAGAAGAGTGACGGCATCGCTAGTTCTGAACTGCAAGAGAAGATTCTTGAACTGAGTGATGAAATTGAGCTGTACAAGAAAGACCGTGAGGATCTTGAGATGCAAATGGAGCAGCTTGCACTTGATTATGAGATTCTGAAGCAAGAGAACCATGACATCTCTTCGAGGCTGGAACAAACACAACTTAGAGAGCAGCTAAGGATGCAGTATGAGTGTTCAGCACATTTGTCTATAATAAGTGATCTTGAGGCCAATGTCGAGAATCTGGAGAATGAACTCCAGGAACAATCTCAAAGATTAGAGGCTGATATAGCAGAAGTACTGGCTGCCAAGGTTGAGCAAGAGCAGAGGGCCATAAAGGCCGAGGAGTCTCTGAGGAAAGCGCGGTGGAACAACGCTACCACTGCCAAGCGACTTCAGGAGGAATTCAAGAGTCTATCTTCACAAGTATCTTCTGCTTTCAGTGCCAACGAACGGCTGCTTGTGCAAGCAAGAAAAGAGGCCGCAGAACTACAGTTGCAGAAGAGCCAGTTGGAAGAGTTACTGCAGAAAGCCCACGAAGATGCCGCATCAGTCCAAGAACAACACCGGGTGAAGATTCAGCAGTTACTTACCCTAGTGGATTTCAAGTCGAATGAGATAGATAGGCTGGTGGTGGAGCTCAAGAGCAAGAGCGACGAGTTCGAGAACCAGAAGAGAAGTGATGAGTCAAAGTTAAATGATCTATCAGAAGAAATTGAACAGCTCAAAGCCAAGATTGACAAGCTATCAGATGAGAGAGACAAACTCGTGGAAAGGAATGAGCAGAAAGACATGGAATTGGCTGCAAATGGTGAAAAGGACATGATCTTGCAAGACAAAACTGGTGAAATTACTTTGCTCAATAAAGAGCTTGCATTGCTCAAGGACCAAATGCAGACATATTTGGAGGAGCTAAACACTCTGAAACGCTCCAAGAGTGAAAGGGATGAGACAATAGGGAAGCTACAAATAACCATTGGATCGTTGAAACTCCAGTACGACAATATGAAGAACTCGTTGTCCACAAAGGAGGCTGAGAAAAGCAACCTTGCTTCTCAGGTGCTGAAGCTGAGAAGAGCCCTTGAAAGCAGGGAAGGTGCCAAGGAAAATGGTGTCACTTCAGATACAACG GATAATCAGCACACTAATTCGAAGCGCATCAAGCACGATACTGTCAGCACCGGTAACGGTGATGCCGCGCCAAGCGCCAACGGACACAGCAACGGCCACGACACGAG GGCCGCTGCTGAGCAGTCCTCAAAGGAGCTGGAGTCTCTAAAGGAGACGAACAAGGCGATGCAGCAAGAGCTGAACGAGCTGCACGAGCGGTATTCGGAGATAAGCCTCAAGTTCGCGGAGGTGGAAGGTGAGAGGCAGCAGCTGGTGATGACGGTGCGGACGCTGAAGAACTCGCTGAGATGA